A genomic stretch from Sphingobacterium sp. ML3W includes:
- a CDS encoding DUF1080 domain-containing protein, with the protein MKLLKTVLAVSVMAFSAHLNTAVAQAKKEVPAYKILDLPRVDIKKFKKNKAGAYIIFDGTSMEGWRGYDKTVVPKKWVINEGAIKFDSGANVGKDEGGDLIFAHDFKNFELELEWKVAKGANSGIFFLAKEVEGQPIYISSPECQVLDNENHPDAKMGVDGNRKSTSLYDMIPAKPQNGKPYGEWNKVKIRVNNGKVEHFQNGVKVVEYTLWDKSWVDLLQKSKFSQEKWPLAFELLSHVGGDSKSGVIGLQDHGNDVWFKNITVKVLK; encoded by the coding sequence ATGAAGTTATTAAAAACAGTTCTTGCGGTATCAGTGATGGCATTTTCTGCACATCTTAATACTGCCGTGGCGCAAGCAAAAAAAGAAGTTCCAGCTTACAAAATTTTGGATCTGCCACGTGTGGATATCAAGAAATTCAAAAAGAATAAGGCCGGAGCATATATTATTTTTGATGGTACTTCCATGGAAGGCTGGAGAGGATATGATAAAACTGTAGTTCCAAAAAAATGGGTAATCAATGAAGGCGCAATTAAATTTGATAGTGGAGCGAATGTAGGCAAGGACGAAGGTGGAGATTTGATTTTCGCGCATGACTTCAAAAACTTCGAATTGGAATTGGAATGGAAAGTAGCAAAAGGAGCAAATTCCGGAATTTTCTTTTTGGCTAAAGAAGTCGAAGGTCAGCCAATTTATATCTCATCACCCGAGTGTCAAGTTCTTGACAACGAAAACCATCCAGATGCTAAAATGGGCGTCGATGGGAATCGTAAGTCTACATCATTGTATGATATGATTCCTGCGAAACCACAAAATGGCAAACCTTATGGCGAATGGAACAAGGTGAAGATCCGCGTGAACAATGGTAAAGTTGAGCACTTCCAAAATGGTGTGAAAGTCGTTGAATATACCCTATGGGATAAATCTTGGGTTGACCTATTACAAAAAAGTAAATTCAGTCAAGAAAAATGGCCTTTGGCTTTTGAGTTGCTGAGCCATGTAGGTGGAGACAGCAAATCAGGAGTGATTGGTCTTCAAGATCATGGAAATGATGTTTGGTTTAAGAACATAACCGTTAAAGTTTTAAAATAG
- a CDS encoding RNA polymerase sigma-70 factor, whose translation MSKNTLMDGLLINEEALEEVFHHYFDELCRFLGYYTRDVQLVEDCLQDVFVKLWEDRDQIHIFHVKTYLYRAARNRVLNALRNESARTAHLERWFREEMTRQEAEECINMEEFSLVYQEAIGKLPEKCKIVYQYCKEEQKTYQQAAQELQISIKTVENQMSIASKKIRAHILERYQILYPDSILLVLTMCGAGLSTLV comes from the coding sequence ATGAGTAAAAATACCTTGATGGATGGGCTGCTGATTAATGAAGAAGCACTGGAAGAAGTGTTTCATCATTATTTTGACGAGCTATGCCGTTTCTTAGGGTATTATACGCGTGATGTACAGTTGGTGGAGGACTGTTTGCAGGATGTATTTGTTAAACTATGGGAAGATCGGGATCAAATCCATATTTTCCATGTCAAGACTTATCTTTATCGGGCAGCCCGTAACCGTGTGCTCAATGCTTTACGTAATGAAAGTGCACGTACTGCTCATTTGGAACGTTGGTTTAGGGAGGAAATGACCCGCCAGGAAGCAGAGGAGTGTATCAATATGGAGGAGTTTTCCCTTGTTTATCAGGAAGCTATAGGCAAATTGCCTGAAAAATGTAAAATCGTCTATCAATACTGTAAGGAAGAACAGAAGACCTATCAGCAGGCAGCTCAGGAACTGCAAATATCTATCAAGACAGTCGAAAATCAGATGTCCATTGCGTCTAAAAAAATACGGGCACATATACTTGAACGCTATCAAATACTGTATCCAGATTCGATTTTATTGGTTTTAACGATGTGTGGTGCAGGCCTTTCCACACTCGTTTAA
- a CDS encoding beta-ketoacyl-ACP synthase III: protein MFQSKIAGIGYYVPKNVYTNNDLTRFMDTSDEWIQERTGIKERRYADRIGETTTTMGVEAAKIAIERANISKEDVDFIIFATLSPDYYFPGCAVLLQREMEMNEVGALDIRNQCSGFIYALSIADQFVKTGMYKNVLVVGSEKHSFALDFSTRGRAVSVIFGDGAGAVVVQPTTETGRGILSTHLHSDGAEAEKLAMYYPGASSGIWLDKMPDWPEQELGGLLMTKEMLEDGTAFPNMDGQAVFKKAVVKFPEVIHEALTKNNLKTSDIDLLIPHQANLRISQFVQKTLGLNEDQVFNNIQKYGNTTAASIPIALCEAWEAGKIKEGDLICLAAFGAGFTWGSALIRW, encoded by the coding sequence ATGTTTCAGTCGAAAATCGCAGGAATTGGCTATTACGTTCCGAAAAACGTATATACCAACAATGACTTAACACGTTTCATGGATACCAGCGATGAATGGATTCAGGAAAGAACGGGGATCAAAGAGCGTCGCTATGCCGACCGTATCGGAGAAACAACAACCACAATGGGGGTTGAAGCTGCGAAGATAGCCATAGAACGCGCCAATATCAGTAAGGAAGATGTCGATTTCATTATCTTCGCAACCTTGTCACCCGACTATTATTTTCCCGGTTGTGCGGTATTACTACAACGGGAAATGGAAATGAACGAAGTGGGCGCATTAGATATTAGAAACCAATGTTCGGGCTTCATCTATGCCCTGTCCATAGCAGATCAATTTGTCAAAACGGGGATGTACAAAAATGTACTTGTAGTGGGTTCCGAGAAACATTCATTTGCACTCGACTTTTCCACCAGAGGACGTGCTGTTTCTGTTATTTTCGGTGATGGTGCCGGAGCTGTGGTTGTTCAGCCAACAACAGAAACCGGTAGAGGCATTTTGAGTACACATTTACATTCAGATGGGGCTGAGGCAGAAAAGCTCGCTATGTACTATCCGGGGGCATCCAGTGGAATCTGGTTAGATAAAATGCCAGACTGGCCTGAACAGGAATTGGGCGGATTATTGATGACCAAAGAAATGCTTGAAGATGGAACTGCGTTCCCAAATATGGACGGACAGGCCGTTTTCAAAAAGGCCGTTGTAAAGTTCCCCGAAGTTATTCATGAGGCTTTGACAAAGAACAACCTTAAAACTTCTGACATTGACCTGTTGATCCCTCATCAGGCCAATCTTCGTATTTCACAGTTTGTGCAGAAAACCTTAGGATTAAATGAGGATCAGGTCTTCAACAATATCCAAAAATATGGTAATACCACAGCAGCCTCCATACCGATCGCACTATGTGAGGCTTGGGAAGCCGGAAAAATTAAAGAGGGTGATCTTATTTGTTTAGCCGCCTTTGGCGCAGGCTTCACTTGGGGATCCGCCTTAATCAGGTGGTAG
- a CDS encoding response regulator transcription factor: MQSKQRILLVEDEEHLLEAIKLNLEMEGYRVTTATDGKKALKVFKEERFNLVILDVMIPEIDGFQVAETIRLQNTEVPIMFLTAKNSSEDRITGLKKGADDYLVKPFNLEELILRVGNLVRRGMKPDDLKELNSYQIGDKTIYFNSYELHHADGTITSLTKKETMLLKLLIERRNEAVSREQILETVWNYDVYPSTRTIDNFILTFRKYFEPDQKHPIYFHSIRGVGYKFTDNNA, encoded by the coding sequence ATGCAAAGTAAACAAAGAATATTACTTGTCGAAGATGAAGAACACTTGTTAGAAGCAATCAAGTTGAATCTCGAAATGGAAGGTTACCGTGTCACTACGGCTACTGACGGAAAAAAAGCATTGAAAGTTTTTAAAGAGGAACGTTTCAATCTCGTGATATTGGACGTTATGATCCCTGAAATTGACGGATTTCAAGTTGCAGAAACAATCCGACTACAGAATACAGAGGTTCCTATCATGTTTTTGACTGCCAAGAACAGTAGCGAAGACCGTATCACTGGACTAAAAAAAGGTGCCGATGATTATTTGGTAAAACCTTTCAATTTAGAAGAATTGATTCTCCGTGTAGGAAATTTGGTTCGTCGCGGTATGAAACCAGATGATCTTAAAGAATTGAATTCTTATCAAATCGGTGATAAAACCATCTATTTTAATTCTTACGAATTGCATCATGCAGATGGAACGATTACCTCATTGACAAAAAAAGAAACCATGCTATTGAAGCTGTTGATCGAACGTCGTAACGAAGCCGTTTCCCGTGAGCAGATTTTAGAAACTGTATGGAATTATGACGTCTATCCTTCGACGCGTACCATTGACAATTTCATTTTGACATTCCGGAAATATTTTGAGCCGGATCAAAAGCACCCAATCTATTTCCACTCTATCCGAGGTGTTGGTTATAAATTTACCGACAATAACGCATAG
- a CDS encoding HAMP domain-containing sensor histidine kinase, with translation MKKALLLFYFLLFYAIMQLIWWGVMFIRFDPSKKNMIIGEGIFFLIIFLWGAWRLKRLVEREQKLLQQQQNFLLAITHELKSPLASVKLYIQTILRRDLDKEQQQTFLRNSLKDIERLDDLVENVLMTTKLDSRNYSMPKEDFNFTSLVEQIVDRLQKNSCSSQVLKPYLESDIIIHGDKFAISNVVTNLIENAIKYSPACAMVDVKLYTESSKIIFSVADHGIGISDEEKKLIFNKFYRVGSEATRKTKGTGLGLYIVKTVLQKHDATIKVKDNTPKGSIFEVTFERNAK, from the coding sequence ATGAAGAAAGCGCTTTTACTCTTTTATTTCCTTTTGTTTTACGCGATCATGCAGTTGATATGGTGGGGGGTGATGTTCATCCGGTTTGATCCGAGCAAAAAGAACATGATTATAGGCGAAGGTATTTTCTTCTTGATCATTTTTTTATGGGGTGCGTGGCGGTTAAAGCGCTTGGTAGAGCGAGAACAGAAATTGTTGCAACAGCAGCAAAATTTCCTTTTGGCTATTACGCATGAGTTGAAATCTCCTTTGGCTTCAGTCAAACTCTATATTCAGACCATTTTGCGACGGGATCTGGATAAAGAGCAACAGCAGACTTTTTTAAGAAATTCCCTAAAAGATATTGAGCGATTGGATGATCTGGTAGAGAATGTCTTGATGACAACCAAATTGGATAGCCGCAATTACAGTATGCCCAAAGAGGATTTTAACTTTACTTCTTTGGTGGAGCAGATTGTCGATCGACTTCAAAAGAATTCATGCAGCTCACAGGTATTGAAACCTTACCTGGAGTCGGATATTATTATCCATGGTGACAAATTTGCGATAAGTAATGTCGTGACAAATCTCATTGAGAATGCTATTAAATATTCACCGGCCTGTGCCATGGTGGATGTCAAACTATATACGGAGAGCAGTAAAATAATTTTTTCTGTTGCTGACCATGGTATCGGTATCAGTGATGAAGAGAAAAAACTTATCTTTAATAAGTTTTATCGCGTGGGAAGTGAAGCGACACGGAAAACCAAAGGTACTGGTTTGGGGTTATATATCGTGAAAACCGTGTTGCAGAAGCACGATGCGACCATTAAAGTTAAAGATAACACTCCTAAAGGGAGTATTTTTGAAGTAACATTTGAAAGAAATGCAAAGTAA
- the atpG gene encoding ATP synthase F1 subunit gamma, with protein sequence MANLKEVRNRITSVSSTQQITKAMKMVSAAKLKRATNAILQLRPYANKLRDILADVSASVEGSNSPFTVDREPNKVLIVVVSSNRGLAGAFNANAIKMTNNLIANKYAEQHAKGNLSIIAIGKKGYDFYSKRNFDVIANHSDLFSDLNFGSVSVVTEFIMEQFKEGNFDRVEVVYNQFKNAAVQELTAEQILPLLPPAEENTQHTHKAKIEAEVDYIIEPSKEKIIEELIPKAIKIQLYKAVLDSNASEHGARMTAMDKATENAGDLIKSLKLSYNQARQAAITTELTEIVSGAAALSNG encoded by the coding sequence ATGGCAAATTTAAAAGAAGTAAGAAACCGGATTACCTCGGTATCATCAACACAGCAGATCACTAAAGCCATGAAAATGGTTTCGGCTGCTAAATTGAAGCGCGCTACTAACGCTATCTTACAATTGCGCCCATATGCGAATAAACTAAGAGATATTTTGGCTGATGTTTCTGCAAGTGTGGAGGGAAGTAATTCTCCTTTCACAGTAGATCGTGAGCCAAATAAGGTGTTGATCGTTGTTGTTTCTTCTAATAGAGGTTTGGCTGGGGCATTCAACGCGAATGCTATCAAGATGACTAATAACTTGATCGCTAACAAATATGCCGAGCAGCATGCGAAAGGCAATTTGAGTATCATCGCTATTGGTAAAAAAGGTTACGATTTCTATTCGAAGCGTAATTTCGATGTGATAGCTAACCACTCAGACTTGTTTTCTGATTTAAATTTTGGATCTGTTTCTGTAGTGACAGAATTTATCATGGAACAATTTAAGGAAGGTAATTTTGATCGTGTTGAAGTGGTGTATAACCAATTCAAAAACGCTGCAGTTCAAGAGTTGACAGCAGAGCAGATTTTGCCTTTATTACCACCTGCGGAGGAAAACACACAACACACGCATAAAGCAAAAATTGAAGCTGAAGTGGATTATATCATTGAACCTTCCAAAGAGAAGATTATCGAAGAATTAATTCCTAAAGCCATCAAGATTCAATTATACAAAGCTGTTTTAGATTCCAATGCTTCTGAGCATGGTGCGCGTATGACAGCAATGGATAAAGCAACTGAAAATGCTGGTGACTTAATAAAATCACTTAAGTTATCGTACAACCAGGCACGTCAGGCGGCAATTACAACAGAATTGACGGAGATTGTCTCTGGAGCGGCAGCTTTATCAAACGGATAA
- a CDS encoding YjjG family noncanonical pyrimidine nucleotidase, with product MFNREKKDIFFDLDHTIWDFDKNAEESLHELYFKYKFDNLFNKESPTRFIETYTINNHRLWGLYHHGKISKPELRKARFADTFIELGVDPELFPEEFELEYLAICPQKTNLFPHAHETLAYLDEKYNLHLISNGFKEACETKLEKSNLNKYFKNIFISEVVGVNKPDPKIFQFALETTGAHVQQSLMIGDNLDADVRGAMNVGMDAIFFNPNSTEKPEDVPHMIVDLKELQAIL from the coding sequence ATGTTTAATCGTGAGAAAAAGGATATTTTCTTTGATTTGGATCATACCATCTGGGATTTTGACAAAAATGCCGAAGAAAGTCTCCACGAACTATATTTTAAATACAAGTTTGACAACTTGTTTAACAAGGAATCCCCTACCCGTTTCATAGAAACTTATACGATCAACAATCATCGCCTTTGGGGATTATACCATCATGGAAAGATTTCAAAACCCGAGTTAAGAAAGGCTCGATTTGCTGATACATTTATCGAATTGGGTGTAGATCCCGAATTGTTTCCGGAAGAATTTGAACTGGAATACCTCGCGATCTGTCCTCAAAAGACGAATTTATTTCCACATGCGCATGAAACCTTGGCTTATCTGGACGAAAAATACAACCTGCATTTGATCTCCAATGGTTTTAAAGAGGCTTGTGAGACCAAATTGGAAAAAAGCAATTTGAACAAATATTTCAAAAATATCTTTATTTCTGAAGTCGTCGGAGTGAACAAACCTGATCCAAAGATCTTTCAATTTGCACTGGAAACCACGGGGGCACACGTACAACAATCATTGATGATTGGAGATAATCTGGATGCGGATGTACGTGGGGCAATGAATGTCGGAATGGATGCGATCTTCTTTAATCCGAACAGTACGGAAAAACCTGAAGATGTACCACACATGATCGTCGATCTGAAAGAATTGCAAGCAATATTATAA
- the hemE gene encoding uroporphyrinogen decarboxylase, with product MSTTLQNDLLIRAAFSQQTERPPVWMMRQAGRFMKEYWDIKNKYSFLEMCKTPEIAADVTMLPVDLLGIDAAILFSDILVTAEAMGGDLSFEQGVGPRFSNPIRSVKDAEALSVDCLDKLQYVADAIKVIQQRLDNRIPLIGFAGAPFTILSYLVEGGSSKDFKLTKLMLNNQPELAHTILQKIADVTVEYLNMQIAAGVNAIQLFDSWALALSWNDYRDFSHYYNKQIISKLNRKDIPVISFCKGSSVFAPMMVEAQPDVVSIDWNADLKNMKQSLPQGIAVQGNLDPFVLYAEKPVIKRKIIELFERMRGENGFIFNLGHGIMPDIPFDNVKYAIEVVKEFRY from the coding sequence GTGAGTACTACTTTACAAAACGACTTATTGATTAGAGCTGCATTCTCGCAGCAAACGGAGAGACCTCCTGTGTGGATGATGCGTCAGGCTGGACGCTTTATGAAAGAATACTGGGATATCAAAAACAAGTATTCTTTTCTCGAAATGTGCAAAACACCAGAGATTGCAGCAGACGTAACGATGTTACCCGTGGATTTGTTGGGAATAGATGCGGCGATCTTGTTTTCGGATATCTTGGTTACAGCTGAGGCAATGGGTGGCGATCTGTCATTTGAACAGGGAGTAGGTCCTCGTTTTTCTAATCCAATTCGTTCTGTCAAAGATGCCGAGGCATTATCGGTTGACTGTCTGGATAAATTGCAATATGTTGCGGATGCCATAAAAGTAATTCAACAACGTCTTGATAATCGTATTCCATTGATCGGTTTTGCGGGAGCACCTTTTACCATTTTAAGTTATTTGGTTGAAGGCGGTTCCTCAAAGGATTTCAAGTTGACGAAGTTGATGTTAAACAATCAACCTGAATTGGCACATACAATCCTTCAAAAGATTGCTGATGTAACGGTAGAATATCTTAATATGCAGATTGCGGCAGGCGTAAATGCGATACAATTATTTGATAGCTGGGCTTTGGCTTTGTCTTGGAATGATTACCGTGATTTTTCACATTATTATAACAAACAGATCATCTCCAAATTGAACCGCAAGGATATTCCTGTAATATCTTTCTGTAAAGGATCATCTGTCTTTGCTCCAATGATGGTGGAGGCGCAGCCAGATGTGGTTTCGATCGACTGGAATGCAGATCTTAAAAATATGAAGCAATCTTTGCCTCAAGGAATAGCAGTTCAAGGGAATTTAGATCCGTTTGTACTCTATGCTGAAAAGCCTGTTATAAAAAGGAAAATTATAGAATTATTTGAGCGTATGCGCGGAGAGAATGGTTTTATATTCAATTTAGGACATGGTATTATGCCTGATATTCCTTTTGATAATGTAAAATATGCAATCGAGGTTGTGAAAGAATTTAGGTATTAA
- a CDS encoding ATP-dependent Clp protease adaptor ClpS: MGTQTAEETFTLEEILASVKDSNRLILWNDETNTFDHVIHCLMYHLQYTEKQAEKIAWKVHTEGKCAVLEGTFTEMEIYRKILKAEGLTVSVE, encoded by the coding sequence ATGGGTACCCAAACTGCTGAAGAAACCTTTACGTTAGAAGAGATATTAGCGTCTGTTAAGGACTCTAATCGCCTGATTTTGTGGAATGACGAAACGAACACGTTCGACCATGTGATTCATTGTTTGATGTATCACCTTCAATATACCGAAAAGCAAGCTGAAAAAATTGCCTGGAAAGTACATACTGAAGGGAAGTGTGCCGTTTTGGAGGGTACTTTTACAGAGATGGAAATCTACCGTAAGATTTTGAAAGCAGAAGGCTTGACGGTCTCTGTGGAATAA
- a CDS encoding TonB-dependent receptor, translated as MLFNAKSFKFLLLVFLLPVVAFAQTGQIKAILIDSKTSKPISSASAALLDASNNSYVKGGQSVDQGFLLFSDIKPGKYNVRISYVGYETHTIEGVDVVASKSKDLGRVGLNSTGELLEEVVVEGKVPAMQIGIDRKTFNVGESLVSAGGTATDVLANVPTLQVDQDGSVSLRGSSSVKILIDGRESALAGNDVTSLLQSLPANSIEKVEVITNPSSKYDAEGQTGIINIVLKKNIRTGLNGSVNTSAGSYDNYMAGITLNYRDRKFNYFGSYNFNKRNMVGSGKTDNIFLSDTTRNYSESESSRKGNSHTVKAGFDYNMSDRTSLSFSGNLSVRDNKRIEDLDYRFYKLSQETGTSVRNSTQFEDDLGYEFNADFRHQFKRQGEELTANASYGRDKEDGTNGFLQNYTDGRRNTQRNNVTSEDGKNINLQLDYVLPFSESSKFEAGYRSQIRKSFDTQVSDTLIVDEIYGRDYRVSNDFDFTSAVHAIYANYQNKLTDKIGYQIGLRGEQFELKSTYFSKDPDAVEKESKAKQNFFRLYPTLFLTYDVADNGDKVQFSYSRRVQRARGWQVNPFLNVSDDLNYRQGNPNLKPEDVHSLELSFAKTFGKVNLISSAYFNHASEVIQPFVYKIEDGRTYSRWENMTSRNLSGFEFISKVNATKDFDFTFNLNLIHIKYNANPDYDIKERKDFAYNANLTANYRFTPTFSAQMRGEYNSSRVMAQGQMNAMKGVDVALKKDVFKKKASIMLNVRDLFNSRKMNGVTETSQLISNFEHRWMKRMVTLSLSYRFGSQDLIKSKKKETQTNEINGGGEEY; from the coding sequence ATGTTATTTAACGCTAAATCGTTTAAATTTTTATTACTTGTATTTCTTCTGCCGGTTGTGGCTTTTGCACAAACCGGTCAAATCAAAGCTATCTTGATCGATAGCAAAACATCCAAACCAATTTCATCTGCCAGTGCCGCACTTTTAGATGCCAGTAACAATAGTTATGTCAAAGGAGGGCAGTCCGTAGACCAAGGATTTCTTTTATTTTCCGATATTAAGCCGGGTAAATATAATGTTCGTATCAGCTACGTAGGTTATGAAACGCATACCATTGAAGGGGTAGATGTGGTTGCGTCCAAGAGCAAAGACCTTGGACGGGTTGGTTTAAATTCAACAGGTGAACTGCTGGAGGAGGTTGTAGTCGAAGGGAAAGTGCCTGCGATGCAGATTGGTATTGACCGCAAAACCTTTAACGTGGGCGAGAGCTTGGTCAGTGCGGGTGGAACAGCAACAGATGTGTTAGCCAATGTACCGACGCTTCAGGTGGATCAAGATGGATCGGTGAGCCTGCGTGGATCCAGCAGTGTCAAGATTCTAATAGATGGTCGCGAGTCAGCACTCGCAGGAAACGATGTCACATCTTTGCTTCAGAGTCTTCCGGCTAATTCCATAGAAAAGGTTGAGGTCATCACCAATCCCTCATCTAAATATGACGCGGAAGGGCAGACGGGGATTATCAATATCGTCTTAAAGAAAAATATTCGAACAGGGCTGAATGGATCAGTAAATACATCTGCTGGTTCCTATGATAATTATATGGCTGGTATAACATTGAATTATCGTGACCGGAAATTCAATTATTTCGGATCCTATAACTTCAATAAACGCAATATGGTTGGCAGTGGGAAAACGGACAATATCTTTTTAAGCGATACGACACGCAACTATAGTGAATCTGAATCGTCAAGGAAGGGAAATAGCCATACGGTCAAAGCCGGATTTGATTATAATATGTCTGATCGTACTTCATTGAGCTTTTCGGGTAATTTGAGCGTTCGAGATAATAAACGGATAGAGGATTTAGATTATCGGTTTTATAAATTATCTCAGGAGACTGGAACGAGCGTACGTAATTCCACTCAATTTGAAGACGACTTAGGGTATGAATTCAACGCCGATTTCAGACATCAATTTAAGCGACAAGGAGAGGAATTGACGGCGAATGCGAGCTACGGAAGAGACAAAGAGGATGGGACGAATGGCTTCTTGCAAAATTATACCGATGGACGGAGAAATACCCAACGAAATAATGTGACCTCTGAAGATGGGAAGAATATCAATCTTCAACTGGATTATGTGTTGCCTTTCTCTGAATCAAGCAAATTTGAGGCCGGCTACCGTTCCCAGATTAGAAAATCTTTTGATACACAAGTATCCGATACTTTGATCGTCGATGAAATTTATGGACGAGACTATAGGGTTAGCAATGATTTTGATTTTACCAGTGCTGTCCATGCGATCTATGCCAATTATCAAAATAAGCTGACGGATAAAATTGGTTATCAAATTGGATTACGGGGTGAACAATTTGAACTCAAATCCACTTATTTCTCCAAGGATCCGGATGCCGTAGAAAAAGAATCCAAAGCAAAGCAGAATTTTTTCAGATTATACCCGACATTGTTTTTGACCTATGATGTAGCTGATAACGGTGATAAAGTTCAGTTTAGCTATTCGCGTCGTGTGCAACGTGCACGTGGATGGCAGGTCAATCCATTTTTAAATGTATCCGATGATTTGAATTACCGTCAGGGAAATCCGAATTTGAAACCTGAAGATGTACATAGTTTAGAGTTGAGCTTTGCCAAAACTTTTGGAAAGGTCAATTTAATATCTTCGGCTTACTTTAATCATGCCAGTGAGGTTATACAGCCTTTTGTCTACAAAATAGAAGATGGAAGGACCTATAGTCGATGGGAAAACATGACGAGCCGTAATCTTTCAGGCTTTGAATTTATCTCAAAAGTCAATGCGACGAAGGATTTTGACTTTACATTTAATCTTAATTTGATTCACATTAAATATAATGCAAATCCGGACTACGATATAAAAGAGAGAAAGGACTTCGCTTATAATGCCAATTTAACGGCCAATTATCGTTTTACACCTACTTTCTCTGCTCAAATGAGAGGAGAATACAATTCGTCACGCGTCATGGCCCAAGGACAGATGAATGCGATGAAAGGGGTGGATGTGGCGTTGAAAAAAGATGTATTTAAGAAGAAAGCTTCGATTATGCTGAATGTTAGAGACCTGTTTAACTCACGGAAGATGAATGGTGTGACAGAGACTTCCCAACTTATATCTAATTTTGAGCACCGTTGGATGAAGAGAATGGTCACTTTATCGCTCTCTTATCGTTTTGGTAGTCAGGACCTAATTAAGTCGAAGAAGAAAGAAACACAGACAAATGAAATAAACGGTGGTGGAGAGGAATATTAA
- a CDS encoding DUF4919 domain-containing protein, with protein sequence MKLLFLLFGLFTTSLTFAQVHWQKPQYDEIKKVIAAENSENNYNKLLKRFNDLDTTLSDEHYFVLYYGQYFQDNYSPAGRGNNLISKMARSVNDKTYQIFKDSLFAIKHLYPFDLRALSAGSALAHKFADNEFAAKLDKQFIGILKAIFSTGDGKSLETALHILNVSDEYVICDVLNVSVTGQRTVKNCDLLTTENNTVFDKGIYFNIEKIFEGYAKIFGTKSNP encoded by the coding sequence ATGAAATTATTGTTTTTGTTATTCGGTCTTTTTACTACTTCTTTGACTTTTGCCCAAGTACATTGGCAAAAACCCCAATATGATGAGATCAAGAAGGTAATCGCTGCGGAAAACTCCGAAAATAATTATAATAAATTATTAAAGAGATTCAATGATCTCGATACAACATTGAGTGATGAGCACTATTTTGTATTGTATTATGGTCAATATTTTCAGGATAACTATAGCCCAGCTGGTCGTGGAAATAATTTGATTAGCAAAATGGCTAGATCTGTCAATGACAAAACCTATCAAATATTTAAAGATTCATTATTTGCGATCAAACACCTATATCCGTTCGATTTGAGGGCACTCTCGGCAGGGAGCGCATTAGCGCATAAATTTGCTGACAACGAATTTGCCGCTAAGTTGGATAAGCAGTTTATTGGTATATTAAAAGCGATTTTCTCAACCGGTGACGGTAAATCGCTTGAAACGGCTTTGCACATATTGAATGTTTCTGACGAGTATGTTATCTGTGATGTATTGAATGTTTCGGTGACCGGTCAGCGGACAGTTAAAAACTGTGATTTGCTGACCACTGAAAATAACACTGTTTTTGATAAAGGTATTTATTTTAATATAGAAAAGATTTTTGAGGGATATGCAAAGATATTCGGGACGAAAAGCAATCCATAA